In Gadus macrocephalus chromosome 4, ASM3116895v1, the following proteins share a genomic window:
- the gal3st1b gene encoding galactosylceramide sulfotransferase — translation MFGTEEKKMKLIRRLSIWVVLASITMVIRYLSDSPARDNRLSVAPLSCSPNMPELGNQPGHSDSPESLFRAKECTPTRNIMFLKTHKTASSTILNILFRFGEKHQLKFAFPDSRNDFSYPSPFLCSGVKDFNPGDCFNIVCNHMRFDPREVARLLPENSVYITILRDPAVMFESSFNYYHKTIPFTYGIGGDNKVSEFLHDPWAYYSPQAYNSFYLRNLLMFDFGIDNNLEPEHPAVAGAIRRLSDRFRLVLIAEHFEESLVLLKEALCWTTEDLVFFQLNARRRSSVSRLTPRLRAKALAWNGADWRLYLHFNATLWARVAVYGEERMEREVKELRDMNAKLRAICIEGGEAVEAAEIQDRGLLPWQPVGEESILGYNMRTNLEPKYRELCRKMLTPEIQYLSDLGVNLWLTRLWGWIKDWIPVIVGN, via the exons ATGTTTGGAACAGAGGAAAAGAAGATGAAACTCATTCGAAGGCTCAGTATCTGGGTTGTATTGGCCAGCATCACGATGGTGATAAGGTACCTGTCGGATAGCCCTGCACGAGATAATAG GCTCTCCGTTGCACCATTGTCATGTTCTCCAAACATGCCCGAGTTGGGGAACCAACCAGGTCATTCAGATTCCCCAGAGAGCTTGTTCAGGGCGAAAGAGTGCACTCCTACGAGGAACATCATGTTCCTGAAGACCCACAAAACGGCCAGCAGCACAATTCTCAACATCCTCTTCCGATTCGGCGAGAAGCACCAGCTGAAGTTCGCCTTCCCCGACAGCCGCAATGACTTCTCCTACCCCTCGCCGTTCCTGTGCTCCGGTGTCAAAGACTTCAACCCCGGGGACTGCTTCAACATCGTGTGCAACCACATGCGCTTTGACCCCCGAGAGGTTGCCAGGCTTCTGCCGGAAAACTCTGTTTACATCACCATCCTGCGCGATCCGGCCGTCATGTTCGAGTCCTCCTTCAATTACTACCACAAGACGATCCCCTTCACCTATGGCATCGGCGGGGACAACAAAGTGTCCGAGTTCCTGCACGACCCCTGGGCGTACTACAGCCCGCAGGCGTACAACTCTTTCTACCTCAGGAACCTGCTCATGTTTGACTTTGGCATCGACAACAACCTGGAGCCCGAGCACCCGGCCGTCGCCGGGGCGATAAGGCGCCTCTCCGATCGCTTCCGTCTGGTGCTCATCGCGGAACACTTTGAGGAGTCTCTCGTCCTGCTGAAGGAGGCGCTCTGTTGGACCACAGAGGACCTGGTCTTCTTTCAGCTGAACGCACGCCGGAGGTCCTCTGTGTCTCGGCTCACGCCTCGGCTCAGGGCGAAGGCGTTGGCATGGAACGGCGCTGACTGGAGGCTGTACCTGCACTTTAACGCCACGCTCTGGGCCCGGGTGGCGGTGTACGGGGAGGAACGGATGGAGCGGGAGGTGAAGGAGCTAAGGGACATGAACGCCAAGCTGAGGGCGATCTGTATCGAGGGCGGCGAGGCCGTGGAGGCCGCCGAGATTCAGGATAGAGGTTTATTGCCGTGGCAACCCGTGGGGGAGGAGTCTATCCTCGGATACAACATGAGGACAAACTTGGAGCCCAAATACAGAGAGCTCTGTCGTAAAATGCTCACACCGGAGATACAGTATTTATCGGACCTCGGGGTGAATCTGTGGCTCACGAGATTATGGGGCTGGATTAAAGATTGGATTCCAGTAATCGTGGGAAATTAA
- the srsf9 gene encoding serine/arginine-rich splicing factor 9: MADGRIYVGNLPMDIQERDIEDLFFKYGKVRDIELKNNRGTIPFAFVRFEDPRDADDAVYGRNGYSYGDTKLRVEYPRSAGSKFGGPMGGGEGGDGGGRGDGGGRGGDGGGRGGRGGGGGGGGEGGPRGRFGPPTRRSEFRVIVNGLPPTGSWQDLKDHMREAGDVCFADVQRDGEGVVEFLRREDMEYALRRLDRTEFRSHQGETAYIRVYEERGATSYCRSRSRSRSRSRGRYSPPPYQSSSPPQRYQSPPPRHAMSRHSPPSRRPQHHSPPPRHYR, from the exons atggcgGACGGACGTATTTATGTGGGGAATCTACCAATGGACATCCAGGAGCGGGACATTGAGGATCTCTTCTTCAAATACGGAAAAGTCCGGGATATTGAATTGAAAAACAACAGAGGAACTATCCCCTTTGCCTTTGTCCGCTTTGAAGATCCACG GGACGCCGACGACGCCGTCTATGGAAGGAATGGATATAGTTATGGGGACACCAAGCTTCGCGTAGAGTACCCGCGCTCGGCAGGTTCTAAATTTGGAGGTCCtatgggaggaggagaaggtggagacggtggtggacgaggagacgggggaggccgaggaggagatggtggtggacgtggaggacgaggaggaggaggaggaggaggaggagaagggggcccTAGGGGAAGATTTGGCCCCCCGACTCGAAGATCTGAGTTCCGCGTGATAGTGAATG GGCTTCCCCCCACCGGGAGCTGGCAGGACCTGAAGGACCACATGCGGGAGGCGGGCGACGTGTGCTTCGCCGACGTGCAGCGTGACGGCGAGGGCGTGGTGGAGTTCCTCCGCCGCGAGGACATGGAGTACGCCCTGCGCCGCCTGGACCGGACCGAGTTCCGCTCGCATCAG GGGGAGACGGCGTACATCCGGGTGTACGAGGAGCGGGGCGCCACGAGCTACTGccgctcccgctcccgctcACGCTCCCGCTCCCGGGGCCGCTACTCGCCCCCCCCGTACCAGAGCAGCTCACCGCCACAGCGCTACCAGTCGCCGCCCCCGCGCCACGCCATGTCCCGCCATAGTCCCCCCTCAAGGAGACCACAGCACCATAGCCCCCCGCCCCGCCACTACCGATAG